Sequence from the Ornithinimicrobium humiphilum genome:
TCGGCGTCTCGACGGTCAACGCGCTGTCGATGAGCAAGGAGACCTGGGAGTCGCTGACCGACGAGCAGCGGGAGGTCATCGCCGAGCTCAGTGCGGAGGTGCCCGCCAAGATCGCCGAGGTCGAGCAGCGCTGGGACGAGACCTCCTGCGAGCAGGTGCAGGCCGACGGCGACACGGTCTTCGTGCTGCCGCAGTCGGAGTCGGACAAGATCCGGGAGGCGGGCAAGGAGAAGGTCGACGCGGAGTGGCGCGACCAGGTGAGCAAGGCCGGCGTGGACGCCGAGGCCTTCTACCAGACCTACCGCACCGCCCTCGAGTCCGCGGAGAAGGACCACCCGACCTACCAGACGGGCGTGGCGCGCTGCGCCGACGCGGGCTGACGCCGCACCCCAGGCACGAGAGAAGGGCCCCGGCCGGACGGCCGGGGCCCTTCTCTCGTCGTCCCGTGAGGAGCGGGTGATCAGGGGGCCACGAGCGGGGTCGTGAAGGTCCCGTCGAACGCGCGGGCGGCCTTGCGCTGGAGCAGGCCCCAGGTGAGGTTGAGGTAGTCGGCCTTGGCCAGCAGGACCCGGACCGCCTCCGCGTGCTCCTCTGGCATCTCCGGCGCGTCGGCCGGCGCCGTGACGTCGAGGCGCGCGACGTAGTCGAGGGTGTGGTGCAGGGCGGCGGCCTCGGCGATGTCCTTGCCGAGGGTGATCGACCCGTGCCAGGGGATGATGATGGCCACGTCGCCGTCCTTGAGCGAGGGCGCGATCGAGGCGATCTCGTCGTCCGGGGCGATCGCGGTGCGACCCTTGAAGTAGGTCGCCATGTTGTGCAGCACCCGGGGCTCGCGGCCGAGCGCAGCCTGGGCGGTGATCCAGAAGCCGTGCGTGTGCACGATCGCGTTGACGTCCGGCCGCAGCTTGTAGATGCCGTGGTGGAAGTCGATCCCGGGGCTGACGATGACCTCGGGGTCGGCGGAGCGGCCCTCGAAGTCGAGCAGCACGATGTCGTCGAGCTGCATCTCCTCGAAGGTCTTGCTCAGCCGGTTGGTCCAGTAGAGCTCCTTCCCGGGGATCCGGATGCTGACGTGGCCACCGATGCCGGTGCCCAGGCCCTGGGCCGCCATCGCGCGGCACGCGGTGAGCGCGAGCTCCCGCTCCTCTTCGTACGCCATCGACTTACCTCTCGTTGTGTGTGCTTTCCAGAACGCGTCGCCCGTCTGCCCGGGCGGCGGCAACCTCGGAGACGTCCTGCCCCACCACGGGCGGGAACGTCCCGAGAAGATCTCGGCCGACGCCGTCGAAGGAGCGCACCCCGGCGAGCACCATGGCCGCCTCCAGCTCCTGCGCCAGCACCTGCACGGCCCGGTCGGCGCCGGCGCGACCGCCGGCCCCCAGGCCGAAGACGATGGGCCGCCCCACCAGGCAGGCCCGCGCCCCCAGCGCCCGCGCCTTGAGGAGGTCGGACCCGCGGCGGACACCGCCGTCGAGGTAGACCTCCGCCCGGCCCCCTACCGCCTCGACCACCGCGGGGAGCGCGGACAGGCTGGCGGGCGCCTGGTCCAGCTGCCGACCTCCGTGGTTGGAGACCACAACCGCGTCCGCGCCCAGCGCCACCGCCCGTCGGGCGTCCTCGGCGTGCAGCAGGCCCTTGACGACCAGCGGCCCGTCCCAGCGCGCACGCAGGTCCTGCAGGTCCTCCCAGGAGGCGGAGGCGTCGAACTGCGCGTCGACGTAGGACGCCACGCTCACCGCGTCGCCACCGTGGTCGGCGACGTTGCCGCCCACCACCCGAGCCCCGCCGAGGAGTCCGGCGGTCCACCTGGGGTGGGTGAGCCCGTCGACGACCGAGCGCGGCGTCAGCCTCGGCGGCACGGTGAACCGGTGCTTCCGGTCCCGCCGCCGGTCGGAGGACCGGGGCACGTCCACGGTGACCACGAGCGCCTCGTAGCCGCTGGCCGCGGCACGCTCCAGGAGTCCGTCGACGACGCCCCTGTCCCGCCAGAGGTAGGTCTGGAACCACAGCCGGGCCGTCGGCGCGGCAGCGCGGACCTCCTCGATCGTCGAGGACGACATGGCCGCGAGCACGTAGACGGACCCGTGCGAGGCCAGCGCCGCGGCCAGACCTTCCTCGGCGTCGGGGTGCACCAGCCCGCACAGGCCCGTGGGCGCACCCAGGACCGGGACGTCGACCGGCCGACCGAGCACGGTGGTCGAGGTGTCCACCCGGCTGACGTCGACGAGGAAGCGGGGGACGAGACTGAGCTCGTCGAAGGCCCGGACGTTGCGTGCGAGGGTCACCTCGTCGCAGGCACCGCCGTCGACGAAGTCGAAGATGACCCGGGGCAGGGCACGGCGGGCCGCCTGCCGCACCTCCTCCACGGAGCCGAGGGCGGCCAACCGCTCCCGGCGCCCGCTCGGGCGCAGCGGTGCGGCCAGCGCGTCGCGTGCCTGCGCGACGGCCACCTTCACCAGGTCGTGCACTGCTCCAACTCCTCGGCCTCGAGCACCCACACCATTGAGGAAAACTGTTATAACAGTACACATGAAAGTGTACGCCGCGCTAGCCCGTCAGCTGGCCCACCTCGGAGTCACCGATGTCTTCGGCCTCATGGGCGACGGCAACCTCAAGCTGATCCCGACCCTTGTCCACGACCACGCGGTCCGGGTGCATTCCGCCCGGCACGAGGCCGCCGCCGTCGCGATGGCGGACGGCTGGGC
This genomic interval carries:
- a CDS encoding alpha-hydroxy acid oxidase, whose amino-acid sequence is MHDLVKVAVAQARDALAAPLRPSGRRERLAALGSVEEVRQAARRALPRVIFDFVDGGACDEVTLARNVRAFDELSLVPRFLVDVSRVDTSTTVLGRPVDVPVLGAPTGLCGLVHPDAEEGLAAALASHGSVYVLAAMSSSTIEEVRAAAPTARLWFQTYLWRDRGVVDGLLERAAASGYEALVVTVDVPRSSDRRRDRKHRFTVPPRLTPRSVVDGLTHPRWTAGLLGGARVVGGNVADHGGDAVSVASYVDAQFDASASWEDLQDLRARWDGPLVVKGLLHAEDARRAVALGADAVVVSNHGGRQLDQAPASLSALPAVVEAVGGRAEVYLDGGVRRGSDLLKARALGARACLVGRPIVFGLGAGGRAGADRAVQVLAQELEAAMVLAGVRSFDGVGRDLLGTFPPVVGQDVSEVAAARADGRRVLESTHNER
- a CDS encoding class II aldolase/adducin family protein, which codes for MAYEEERELALTACRAMAAQGLGTGIGGHVSIRIPGKELYWTNRLSKTFEEMQLDDIVLLDFEGRSADPEVIVSPGIDFHHGIYKLRPDVNAIVHTHGFWITAQAALGREPRVLHNMATYFKGRTAIAPDDEIASIAPSLKDGDVAIIIPWHGSITLGKDIAEAAALHHTLDYVARLDVTAPADAPEMPEEHAEAVRVLLAKADYLNLTWGLLQRKAARAFDGTFTTPLVAP